The genomic region AAATTTTCCTTTGAAGGTAAGTGAAGGAAGGCTTGAAACTCAATCAGGACAACCATTTCTCATTGTAGGTGATTCGCCATGGTACCTGATGCAAAAGGTTGATCGGAGCGGTGCCGATAAATATCTTGAAAATCGTCACGCCAAAGGAGTAAATTCCCTTATATTATGCATGATTGCCAGTCCTATGGTCGGATCTGAAAATGTTTATGGAGAAAATCCTTTTCTTCAGGATCTTGATTTTTCAAAACCCAATCCCGCCTATTTTGATCATGTGGATTATATTGTCAAAAAGGCCGCGAAGGAAGGAATAGCCATGTTTCTATTCCCTGCCTACCTTGGTTATGATATGGGTGATGATCATCCTGAAGGTTTTTATGAAGCCATGATTGCCAATGGTCCTCAAAAAATGTATGAATATGGCCGGTTTATCGGAAACCGCTACAAAAATTACAGCAATATTGTGTGGGTTATGGGTGGTGATGCTTCTCCCGGTGAGACACTGGATGAAATCCGCGCCATGGTGAAAGGTATACAGGAAACTACCAATAACCAGATATTTACTGTTCACAATGGCCGTTACAGTTCAGGTGTCACTGAATACAATGGCGACAGCTGGATCGACCTGAATTCAACATACGCAGATTATTTAACTGCTGCCGAATATCTCATGAAGGATTATAACCGTAATTATCCTTTTTATTTTATCGAAGGAACTTATGAGAATTCAATACACAACGATATTTATGTAAGGAGCCAGATGTATACACCCGTTCTGCTCGGGTCACAGGGGTATTTTTATGGAAATGAAAAGCAGTATCCATTTGATTCGGGATGGGAAACCCAATTGGAAACCCAGGGTTCAAAAGATCTCGAAAGATCCGGGAAATTTTTCAGATCAAGAGAATGGTATAGCCTGGAACCCGATATTGCCGGAACATTCCTCGTTTCCGGGGCCGGAGATGTAAGTTCACCCGACTTTGCTCCTGCTGCTGTAACTCAGGATGGTATAACCGGGATTATATACACACCCGATAACCGTGAGCTTACCGTTGATCTCACCCGAATTAAAGGCCCCAGGTCACATGGATGGTGGTATCAACCGTCTACAGGCATTGTTACCGATATCGGGGTTATTGAGGACGCAGCGGATGTATCATTTGTACCGCCTATGGAAGGCGACTGGCTGCTGGTTTTGGATGATGCTTCACAAGTTCTTCCTGAACCGGGAACAAGCCTGTAATTTAGCGGCTCCATTCAACTATTGCCTTGATTTCATCCGATGAATGCAATTCAAGGACATTCCTGAAATCCCTGTAATTCACTCTTTCAGTAATGAGTTTTGAAACCGGGCTGCTGAAGGTGTTTTTAAACCTGACAAGTTCTTCGGAAGCTTTAATGTAATGATCATAGGATGCATTTACACTGCCCAGCATGACCTGGTTTTTAAGCACCATTTTTCTCATCAGGTCGGCGCCAAGAATGGTAACCGGTCTTTCCCCGGCCGGAATTCCGGCCAGTACATACACTCCGTTAACGGCAAGCGCATCCATAAGCTCGAATTCCAGTTTGGCAATACCCGTAGCTTCAAATATGAAATCCATAGGCCCGTAGGTATTGTCAATGTTTTCAGTCTTTAATTCGAGCCCGTTAATGTAATGTCCTCCGATTTCACTGAATATGGATGGCCTCACAGATGCCGGTTTTACAATGTCAAGACCATAAATATCCGCACCTTTTAGTTTAAGAACCAGGGCTGCAAGAAGGCCAATCGGTCCCAATCCAGCAACTAAAGCCCTTTTCCCTTTTATCAGATCAGGAACAATTCCGGAAAACCGGCACGACTGAAGCATGAGGGCTTCATCAACCGCTTTAATTACAACCGAAAGAGGCTCAGTAAGCACCCCGATATCGCGGATCTCTTCGGCTACCGGAATCACAAAGTTTTCATGATCAACGACAAATTCGGTTTGATATCCGTGAATTCCCTTTATACCCCTTTCGGTGTAGTCACCGCTTGAACACATGTCGCTCCGGTTATTCAGGCAAAACGGACAATGATTACAGGGTCTTCGTACCATGAGCATTGCATAGTCGCCCTTTTTGATTTTTGTAACACCCTTACCGGTTTCTACAACGCGTCCGAGCATCTCGTGTCCGATCACCAGTTCAGATGAACCGGATGGTGCATCGGCCCTACCACCCACAATTTCTTCACGGTCTGTTCCGCAAATGCCCACTTCAAGCACCTGGAGCTTGACATCCTTATCGTTTTTTACTGATGGTTCCTCGATATCGATCAGGCGGGCATCGCCCTTCCCGGGTGTTATGGCTATTGCTTTCATTCTTTCATTCTTTCATTCTTTCATTCCTTCAT from Bacteroidales bacterium harbors:
- a CDS encoding DUF4038 domain-containing protein, which produces MKFAIRIHIGLLLCLLLGVSCSNDENKSTDTNIQVPVSNDPENFPLKVSEGRLETQSGQPFLIVGDSPWYLMQKVDRSGADKYLENRHAKGVNSLILCMIASPMVGSENVYGENPFLQDLDFSKPNPAYFDHVDYIVKKAAKEGIAMFLFPAYLGYDMGDDHPEGFYEAMIANGPQKMYEYGRFIGNRYKNYSNIVWVMGGDASPGETLDEIRAMVKGIQETTNNQIFTVHNGRYSSGVTEYNGDSWIDLNSTYADYLTAAEYLMKDYNRNYPFYFIEGTYENSIHNDIYVRSQMYTPVLLGSQGYFYGNEKQYPFDSGWETQLETQGSKDLERSGKFFRSREWYSLEPDIAGTFLVSGAGDVSSPDFAPAAVTQDGITGIIYTPDNRELTVDLTRIKGPRSHGWWYQPSTGIVTDIGVIEDAADVSFVPPMEGDWLLVLDDASQVLPEPGTSL
- a CDS encoding glucose 1-dehydrogenase, which codes for MKAIAITPGKGDARLIDIEEPSVKNDKDVKLQVLEVGICGTDREEIVGGRADAPSGSSELVIGHEMLGRVVETGKGVTKIKKGDYAMLMVRRPCNHCPFCLNNRSDMCSSGDYTERGIKGIHGYQTEFVVDHENFVIPVAEEIRDIGVLTEPLSVVIKAVDEALMLQSCRFSGIVPDLIKGKRALVAGLGPIGLLAALVLKLKGADIYGLDIVKPASVRPSIFSEIGGHYINGLELKTENIDNTYGPMDFIFEATGIAKLEFELMDALAVNGVYVLAGIPAGERPVTILGADLMRKMVLKNQVMLGSVNASYDHYIKASEELVRFKNTFSSPVSKLITERVNYRDFRNVLELHSSDEIKAIVEWSR